One genomic window of Salvia miltiorrhiza cultivar Shanhuang (shh) chromosome 4, IMPLAD_Smil_shh, whole genome shotgun sequence includes the following:
- the LOC131020244 gene encoding legumin B-like has translation MANIAISLSLCVSLLFLFHGCLAQQQQQQFWQSMRSQQQHRFRAKTQCQIQQLSAREPTFRFQSEAGVSEYWDASNDEFECAGIEFVRHQVQPKGLVLPFYTNAPRLTFIVEGSGILGTVIPGCAETYESEESGSSSRYSGEEGRRGDRHQKLRRFRRGDVIALPEGITTFVYNDGDAPLTYVSMMDIGNDNNQLDFKFRKFLLAGNPESIDRPQGEGRYMRRRGEKEAQETRNVFYGFDEELLAEAFNADPELMRKLQGREDERGIIVRAEKLRMVLPEWESEDEERQDRRRGYYNGLEETFCSYKIKRNLDHPTSADLYNPRGGRISNVNSQSLPILNYVQLSAQRGILYKNAVVAPQWCTNAHSAMYVTRGSARVQVVGTQGRSVFDGEVSKGQLLIVPQNFVVVKKASQEGFEWIAFKTNDNAMNAQLAGRLSAIRAMPNEVLMNAFGISRDEAKSLKFGREESTLFSPSQRYA, from the exons ATGGCTAACATAGctatctccctctctctctgcgtgagcctcctcttcctcttccatGGCTGCCTTgctcagcagcagcagcagcagttctGGCAGAGCATGCGGTCACAGCAGCAGCACCGCTTCCGCGCCAAGACCCAATGCCAAATCCAGCAGCTCTCCGCCCGCGAGCCCACCTTCCGCTTCCAGTCGGAGGCCGGCGTCAGCGAGTACTGGGACGCCTCCAACGACGAATTCGAGTGCGCCGGCATCGAGTTCGTCCGCCACCAAGTGCAGCCCAAGGGCCTCGTGCTTCCCTTCTACACCAACGCCCCCAGGCTCACCTTCATCGTcgaag GTAGCGGAATTTTGGGGACTGTGATTCCGGGATGTGCGGAGACTTATGAATCCGAGGAGTCGGGATCGAGCTCGCGCTACTCCGGAGAGGAAGGCCGGAGGGGCGACCGCCACCAGAAACTCAGGAGGTTCCGCCGCGGCGACGTCATCGCCTTGCCGGAGGGTATCACCACCTTCGTTTACAACGATGGAGACGCCCCATTGACCTACGTGTCGATGATGGACATTGGCAATGACAACAACCAGCTTGATTTCAAATTCAGA AAATTCCTCCTTGCCGGAAACCCAGAATCCATCGATAGGCCGCAGGGAGAGGGAAGATACATGAGGAGGAGAGGCGAAAAAGAAGCGCAAGAAACACGAAACGTATTCTATGGCTTCGACGAGGAGCTTCTAGCGGAAGCATTCAATGCTGATCCCGAGCTAATGAGGAAGCTGCAGGGTCGGGAGGATGAGCGAGGCATCATCGTCCGAGCCGAGAAACTGAGGATGGTGCTCCCGGAGTGGGAAAGCGAGGACGAGGAGCGTCAAGACCGACGACGAGGCTACTATAACGG GTTAGAAGAAACCTTCTGCTCATACAAAATCAAGAGGAACTTGGACCACCCGACAAGCGCCGATCTCTACAACCCACGCGGCGGCCGCATCAGCAACGTCAACAGCCAGTCCCTCCCCATCCTCAACTACGTCCAACTCAGCGCGCAACGAGGGATCCTCTACAAGAACGCCGTTGTCGCGCCCCAATGGTGCACGAACGCCCACTCCGCCATGTACGTGACCCGAGGAAGCGCCCGAGTTCAAGTGGTCGGAACCCAAGGGAGATCCGTCTTCGACGGAGAAGTGAGCAAGGGGCAGCTCTTGATCGTCCCACAAAACTTCGTAGTCGTGAAGAAGGCTAGCCAGGAAGGATTCGAGTGGATCGCATTCAAGACCAACGACAACGCCATGAACGCCCAGCTCGCCGGCCGGCTCTCGGCCATCCGAGCAATGCCGAACGAGGTTCTGATGAACGCCTTCGGCATTTCGAGAGACGAAGCTAAGAGCTTGAAGTTTGGGAGGGAAGAATCCACTCTTTTTAGCCCATCGCAAAGATATGCATAA
- the LOC131020245 gene encoding uncharacterized protein LOC131020245 → MEEKQLDSVLVPLGMAMFLGYHLWLLLTIIHNPRRTVIGINSQSRHKWVICLMADPLKNGVLAVQTIRNNIMASTLLATTAITLSSLISVYVSNKSSSPSSKLIYGNKSSFMTSLKFFAILLCFLVAFLCNVQSIRYYAHVSFLATVPTSQGRKDAIEYVARNLNRGSFFWSLGLRAFYLSFPLFLWVFGPIPMFLCCFVMSFLLYFLDTTTNFTRDLHSHSIKQEATVEDVEPVLVHTT, encoded by the exons ATGGAGGAAAAGCAACTGGATTCTGTGCTGGTTCCGTTGGGGATGGCCATGTTTCTGGGTTACCACCTTTGGCTTCTCCTCACCATAATACACAACCCTAGAAGAACTGTCATCGGTATCAATTCCCAGAGCCGTCACAAATGGGTCATCTGCTTGATGGCT GATCCACTGAAAAATGGAGTATTGGCAGTTCAAACGATACGCAACAACATAATGGCGTCGACGCTCTTGGCGACGACGGCCATCACCCTGAGCTCACTGATAAGCGTATATGTGAGCAACAAGTCCAGCTCGCCCTCCTCCAAATTGATCTACGGGAATAAGTCCTCCTTCATGACATCTCTCAAGTTCTTCGCCATCTTGCTCTGCTTCCTCGTCGCCTTCCTCTGCAACGTGCAGTCCATAAGGTACTACGCCCACGTCAGTTTCCTTGCCACGGTGCCCACGTCTCAAGGCAGAAAGGATGCAATCGAGTACGTGGCGAGGAACTTGAACAGGGGGAGCTTCTTCTGGTCGCTCGGACTGAGAGCTTTCTACTTGTCCTTCCCTCTCTTCCTCTGGGTCTTCGGCCCAATACCCATGTTCCTTTGCTGCTTCGTTATGTCGTTCCTTCTCTATTTCTTGGACACCACCACCAACTTCACTAGAGATCTGCACTCTCATTCTATCAAGCAGGAAGCCACTGTTGAGGATGTGGAGCCTGTACTTGTTCATACCACATAA
- the LOC131023563 gene encoding uncharacterized protein LOC131023563 produces the protein MADGWEPEIDWLCQVRGKSLKGHELPPGHIGWMDATQVLMPVIIGHHFILCRIRLGEAVCEVYDPVFHKLTPRQQDARVGDLLPLLRLLPVVLQVSRWLDDTSIDSTVAKNKWPLMTAEFAPAEVQFHQQDSVNCGPFVCMYAERLISGSPSIEWGNSNMAAYRSKISRSIFSLCETWKVRCDRLGFR, from the exons ATGGCTGATGGTTGGGAGCCTGAGATAGACTGGCTCTGCCAAGTACGTGGAAAATCACTTAAGGGCCATGAACTTCCTCCTGGTCATATAGGATGGATGGATGCCACACAG GTTCTCATGCCAGTCATAATTGGCCACCATTTTATCCTATGTCGGATTCGGTTAGGAGAAGCCGTTTGCGAGGTCTATGACCCAGTATTCCACAAGCTAACACCTCGACAACAGGATGCTCGAGTTGGTGATTTACTACCTTTACTGAGATTGTTGCCAGTTGTCCTTCAGGTGTCGAGGTGGCTAGACGACACATCCATTGATTCGACAGTGGCAAAGAACAAGTGGCCACTTATGACGGCAGAGTTTGCTCCAGCGGAGGTTCAGTTTCACCAGCAGGACTCTGTCAACTGCGGGCCTTTCGTCTGCATGTATGCTGAACGACTGATATCTGGCTCTCCATCCATTGAGTGGGGTAATAGCAACATGGCGGCATATAGGAGCAAGATTTCTAGATCTATATTTTCGTTGTGTGAAACTTGGAAGGTCCGATGCGATCGCCTTGGTTTTAGATAG
- the LOC131020246 gene encoding guanine nucleotide-binding protein subunit beta-like protein yields MAMGQEQLVLRGTMRGHTDWVTAIAAPIDNSDTIVTASRDKSLILWTLTKEDSTFGVATRRFTGHSHFVQDVVLSSDGQFALSGSWDAELRLWDLQTGDTARRFVGHTKDVLSVAFSADNRQIVSASRDKTIKLWNTLGECKYTIQDGESHSDWVSCVRFSPDNTQPTVVSGSWDKSVKVWNLTNCKLRATLTGHTGYVNTVVVSPDGSLCASGGKDGVILLWDLSEGKMLYSLEAGSIVNALCFSPNRYWLCAATESGIKIWDLESKSVVADLKVDLKQESEMARDEAGQTTAGKNKVIYCTSLGWKADGSTLFSGYTDGVIRVWGIGRY; encoded by the exons ATGGCAATGGGGCAGGAACAACTCGTCCTCCGCGGCACAATGCGCGGCCACACCGACTGGGTGACGGCCATCGCCGCCCCCATCGACAACTCCGACACCATCGTCACCGCCTCCCGCGACAAATCCCTAATCCTCTGGACTCTCACCAAAGAGGACAGCACCTTCGGCGTGGCGACCCGCCGCTTCACCGGCCACTCGCACTTTGTCCAGGACGTCGTCCTCTCCTCTGACGGCCAATTCGCCCTCTCTGGCTCATGGGATGCCGAGCTCCGCCTCTGGGATCTGCAGACCGGAGACACCGCCCGCCGCTTCGTCGGCCACACCAAGGACGTCCTCTCCGTTGCCTTCTCCGCCGACAACCGCCAGATCGTGTCGGCGTCTCGCGACAAGACCATCAAGCTCTGGAACACGCTCGGGGAGTGCAAGTATACGATTCAGGACGGCGAATCGCATTCTGATTGGGTCTCGTGCGTCCGTTTCTCCCCTGACAACACCCAGCCCACGGTTGTGTCGGGGTCTTGGGATAAGAGTGTGAAGGTTTGGAATTTGACCAATTGCAAGCTGCGCGCCACGCTGACTGGCCACACTGGTTACGTTAACACGGTGGTTGTGTCGCCCGATGGGTCGCTGTGCGCGAGTGGGGGCAAGGATGGTGTGATTTTGCTTTGGGATTTGTCGGAGGGGAAGATGTTGTACTCGTTGGAAGCTGGTTCCATCGTTAATGCTCTGTGCTTTAGCCCTAATAGGTATTGGCTTTGTGCTGCCACCGAATCGGGCATCAAGATTTGGGATTTGGAGAGCAAGAGTGTTGTTGCGGATCTCAAGGTGGATTTGAAGCAGGAGAGTGAAATGGCGAGAGACGAAGCGGGCCAAACTACTGCGGGCAAAAACAAG GTCATATATTGCACCAGTCTCGGCTGGAAAGCTGATGGAAGCACCCTTTTCAGTGGTTATACCGATGGTGTCATCCGAGTTTGGGGTATCGGCCGATACTAG
- the LOC131023562 gene encoding uncharacterized protein LOC131023562 produces MKQGKEFSVSKSDSRRVYFKCKHSDTCPFKLHASSQDGAIWGVYKFTNEHSCDGELGRVARIKAPAKVVATYLAQKIHDDCEILKPKAIQLELRREFGIQIKYDVALRARNRATEMVYGRHDQSFEMLPKYLYMLRQSNPVTKDGNESLFPLAYGVGPKENDESWTYFMSRIRRVYGQADPLLIVSDQHISIANAIRNELPNETHGLCYYHLQNNLKHYGKAVVEVYRQAAFAYEKSDFNRAMNALKVMKRVAYDKLMGIGPEKWARSMCPMPVRRYSFMTSNAAEAFNSRLLWTRRLPICSMLEAIRIVIEKWFSERLRAAQQIEQGLTAEAGKRVAIEVQKSRRYTAQRLSGMKYKVQTADRSFKVDLEKKKCECRVFQLDQLPCSHSIAAISEAGDTIAEYVDSYYTNEFLIDTYSREVNNLPPRRQWLVPEHMAEQVVLPLIVKGQSGRPKEGRHRGGGEGSSTQADESSSIRRRKPKKCSICHEEGHSKRTCAGRATEPRE; encoded by the exons atgaagcaggGCAAGGAATTTTCTGTCAGCAAATCAGACAGCAGACGAGTCTACTTCAAATGCAAGCATTCAGATACGTGCCCCTTCAAGCTCCATGCATCGTCACAAGATGGAGCCATTTGGGGAGTGTATAAGTTCACCAATGAGCACTCATGCGACGGTGAGCTAGGGCGCGTAGCGCGAATAAAGGCCCCCGCAAAAGTCGTCGCAACATATCTAGCACAGAAAATACACGACGATTGCGAGATCTTGAAGCCGAAGGCAATCCAGCTGGAGCTGCGACGTGAGTTTGGCATACAGATCAAGTACGATGTTGCATTGCGAGCCCGTAATCGAGCCACTGAGATGGTTTATGGTCGACATGATCAGTCCTTCGAGATGCTGCCCAAGTACTTATACATGTTGAGACAATCCAATCCCG tGACGAAGGACGGCAACGAGAGTTTGTTCCCACTCGCGTATGGTGTTGGCCCGAAAGAAAACGATGAATCGTGGACTTATTTCATGTCACGCATTCGACGTGTTTATGGCCAAGCCGATCCACTTTTGATTGTCTCTGATCAACATATCTCCATTGCCAATGCTATAAGGAATGAGTTACCAAATGAAACCCACGGCCTATGCTACTACCATTTGCAAAATAACCTGAAGCATTACGGTAAGGCAGTGGTCGAGGTGTATCGACAAGCTGCATTTGCGTACGAGAAGTCCGACTTCAATAGGgctatgaacgccctgaagGTTATGAAGAGAGTTGCGTACGATAAACTAATGGGGATTGGGCCGGAGAAGTGGGCTCGTTCGATGTGTCCTATGCCTGTGCGACGCTACAGTTTTATGACATCAAATGCCGCTGAAGCTTTTAATTCCAGATTGTTGTGGACAAGAAGACTTCCTATCTGCTCGATGTTAGAGGCAATCAGAATTGTTATTGAGAAATGGTTCAGCGAGCGACTAAGGGCTGCACAACAAATCGAGCAAGGCTTGACTGCTGAGGCCGGTAAAAGGGTAGCTATTGAAGTCCAAAAAAGTCGTCGATACACTGCACAAAGGTTGAGTGGCATGAAGTATAAGGTGCAAACTGCTGACAGAAGCTTTAAGGTGGATCTGGAGAAGAAAAAATGCGAATGTCGAGTATTCCAGCTAGACCAACTGCCATGTTCTCATTCAATCGCTGCAATAAG tGAGGCCGGTGATACGATCGCGGAGTATGTAGACTCGTACTACACGAACGAATTTCTTATCGATACTTACTCTCGCGAAGTTAATAATCTCCCGCCGAGACGCCAGTGGTTGGTTCCCGAGCACATGGCTGAGCAGGTTGTATTACCTTTGATTGTAAAAGGTCAATCGGGGCGCCCAAAAGAAGGAAGACATCGAGGTGGTGGTGAAGGCAGCAGCACACAAGCAGATGAGTCTTCTAGTATCAGGCGTCGTAAACCAAAGAAGTGCAGCATCTGCCATGAAGAAGGACACAGCAAGAGAACGTGCGCTGGCAGGGCGACTGAGCCCAGGGAGTAG
- the LOC131020249 gene encoding LOW QUALITY PROTEIN: uncharacterized protein LOC131020249 (The sequence of the model RefSeq protein was modified relative to this genomic sequence to represent the inferred CDS: inserted 1 base in 1 codon; substituted 1 base at 1 genomic stop codon) has protein sequence MAALVYSSLNPCTIPLHLHSHLSFSAQLRAVSTTAAAPIHNLRVLIAAGGTGGHIYPAIAIADHLKTFHPNANFLFVGTPTGMEAKAVPSAGFPFTTAPAAPXLSLHNLFVLPFILANSLFKNLKILXEFDPHIVIGTGGFVSFPTCLAAAFKGVKLIIQEQNSVPGIANLVLSLFADKICVAFDSSVECFWAWAAWQRDKCVVCGNPVRLSLVNGASKAAARRHFFPAVEVEKVVVVLGGSLGANAINIALFNVYLQMLSENDGLSIIWQTGTGAFLEMESLVTTHPSLLLSPFLHDVDLAYAAADLIVARAGATTCYEILATGKPSILIPSPHAAEGHQLKNAQLMADVAGSRVIMEDELDSATLRNAIQEIIDNDNLMEEMSERALRAAKTKASAEIAKLVISLTSEVDLTS, from the exons ATGGCTGCCTTGGTCTATTCATCTCTCAACCCCTGCACCATTCCTCTCCATCTCCACTCCCACCTCTCCTTCTCCGCCCAACTACGAGCCgtctccaccaccgccgccgctcccATCCACAACCTCCGAGTACTTATCGCCGCCGGTGGCACAGGCGGTCACATTTACCCCGCCATCGCCATAGCAGACCACCTCAAAACCTTTCACCCCAACGCCAACTTCCTCTTCGTGGGAACCCCCACCGGAATGGAGGCCAAAGCCGTCCCATCCGCCGGATTCCCCTTCACCACCGCCCCCGCCGCCC TCCTCTCTCTCCACAATCTCTTCGTCCTTCCCTTCATCCTCGCTAACTCACTCTTCAAGAATCTCAAAATCCTGTAAGAATTCGACCCCCACATTGTCATCGGCACCGGAGGCTTCGTCTCGTTCCCCACATgcctcgccgccgccttcaaAGGCGTGAAGCTGATTATACAAGAGCAGAACTCCGTGCCCGGGATCGCAAATTTGGTTCTTTCCTTATTCGCTGACAAAATCTGTGTGGCCTTCGATTCGAGCGTGGAGTGTTTCTGGGCCTGGGCCGCCTGGCAGAGGGATAAGTGCGTTGTCTGTGGGAATCCGGTGAGGCTGTCATTGGTGAATGGAGCCTCCAAGGCGGCGGCTAGGCGGCATTTCTTTCCTGCCGTGGAGGTGGAGAAGGTGGTGGTGGTTCTTGGAGGGTCCCTAGGCGCCAATGCCATCAACATTGCTTTGTTCAATGTGTATTTGCAGATGTTGTCTGAGAATGATGGACTATCCATTATATGGCAGACGGGCACGGGCGCCTTCCTGGAGATGGAGAGCCTTGTCACCACTCATCCTAGCCTACTTCTTTCGCC ATTCTTGCACGACGTGGATTTGGCGTATGCTGCTGCAGACCTTATTGTTGCAAGAGCTGGGGCAACGACCTGCTATGAGATCCTAGCAACTGGGAAACCTTCTATTTTG ATACCATCACCACATGCTGCCGAGGGACACCAATTAAAAAATGCTCAACTCATGGCTGATGTTGCTGGTTCAAGGGTTATAATGGAAGATGAACTCGACTCAGCAACCCTTAGAAATGCAATCCAAGAAATTATTG ATAACGATAATCTAATGGAAGAGATGTCTGAGAGGGCTTTGCGAGCTGCCAAAACGAAGGCCTCTGCTGAGATAGCCAAACTTGTTATCTCCCTAACCTCTGAAGTAGACTTGACTTCCTGA
- the LOC131020248 gene encoding exonuclease 1-like, translating to MGINNLLKFMKPYVESVHIKKYAGKRVGIDAYSWLHKGAYSCSMEVSLDMEGDKKYQFLQYFMHRISMLRHYKITPVVVFDGGSIPCKAATEDERHRRRKTNRNMAMEKLKEGDTNAASELFQRAVSITPQMAHQLIQILRSENIEFVVAPYEADAQLAYLSSLETEKGGIVAIISEDSDLLAYGCPAVVFKMDRYGNGEEIILEKALNVAGCKPSFMNFDRELFTGMCILAGCDFLPSVPGIGIVKAYNLVAKYRNLDRVLSVLKFEKGKVVPEDYPIAFKQALAVFQHARVYDAASKKLKPLNPLAPELLHGDLDFLGPDLSPSIAVAIAEGNLDPCTMEAFNHFPQPGYKHNLSFPDSASQLSTQEEATGSMQEGCFTVVSCHKTVKKRIRGNMPLDAMKSSSEGKQMPMVREEVLHKSETLALKKLGFPSRNELSVQKEQSLLRFTPNIPCNNPFKKRKNDNEVQLNQAMASATEEQASEEAMASATEVEKSEIFRATQESDESIDSKLIKPKGKKLGEKLSKQSDCNHVTSKRCSILNFFSRV from the exons ATGGGCATAAATAATCTTCTGAAATTCATGAAGCCCTATGTTGAATCCGTCCACATCAAGAAATATGCTGGGAAACGG GTGGGTATTGATGCATATTCATGGCTTCACAAAGGAG CGTATTCATGCAGCATGGAGGTAAGTCTGGACATGGAAGGGGATAAAAAATACCAGTTCTTACAGTATTTTATGCATCGGATTAGCATGCTTCGACACTACAAGATTACTCCGGTAGTTGTTTTTGATGGGGGGAGCATCCCATGTAAGGCCGCTACTGAAGATGAGAGGCACAG GAGAAGAAAGACTAATAGAAATATGGCTATGGAAAAGCTGAAGGAGGGTGATACTAATGCAGCCTCTGAGCTTTTCCAG AGAGCTGTGAGCATAACCCCTCAGATGGCACACCAACTGATCCAG attttaagATCAGAGAATATTGAATTTGTTGTAGCTCCATATGAGGCAGATGCACAACTGGCATATCTTTCAAGTCTTGAAACTGAAAAGGGTGGCATTGTAGCAATAATTTCAGAGGATAGCGATTTGCTGGCATACGGTTGCCCAGCT GTAGTGTTTAAGATGGACCGATATGGCAATGGTGAAGAGATAATACTTGAAAAGGCTCTAAATGTTGCTGGTTGTAAACCATCCTTCATGAATTTTGACAGAGAATTGTTCACAG gtATGTGTATATTGGCTGGTTGTGATTTCCTTCCATCCGTGCCTGGAATTGGAATTGTCAAAGCTTACAACTTGGTAGCCAAGTATCGAAATTTAGACCGT GTTCTGTCAGTGCTCAAGTTTGAAAAGGGAAAAGTAGTGCCTGAAGATTATCCCATAGCTTTCAAACAAGCATTGGCAGTCTTCCAACATGCCCGAGT TTACGATGCAGCTTCAAAGAAACTGAAACCACTCAATCCTCTTGCGCCTGAGCTTTTGCACGGGGACCTTGATTTCTTGGGGCC AGACTTATCCCCTTCCATAGCAGTCGCGATTGCTGAAGGTAACCTGGATCCTTGTACAATGGAGGCTTTCAACCACTTCCCTCAACCCGGATATAAGCACAATCTCAGTTTTCCAGATTCTGCCAGCCAACTGTCGACACAAGAAGAAGCTACCGGATCAATGCAAGAAGGATGTTTTACTGTAGTTTCCTGCCACAAAACTGTCAAAAAGAGAATTAGAG GTAATATGCCACTTGATGCGATGAAAAGTTCATCAGAAGGGAAGCAAATGCCAATGGTCAGAGAGGAAGTACTGCACAAAAGTGAAACGTTAGCCCTCAAAAAGCTCGGTTTCCCTTCCAGAAACGAACTGTCTGTACAAAAAGAACAATCCCTTCTTAGATTCACTCCAAACATCCCATGTAACAATCCCTTCAAGAAACGGAAAAATGACAACGAAGTGCAGCTGAATCAGGCAATGGCTAGTGCTACTGAGGAACAAGCTTCTGAGGAAGCAATGGCTAGTGCTACTGAGGTTGAGAAATCAGAAATCTTTCGTGCAACTCAGGAATCAGATGAAAGCATAGATTCTAAATTAATCAAGCCAAAAGGCAAAAAATTAGGTGAAAAGCTATCAAAACAAAGTGATTGTAACCATGTAACATCTAAAAGATGTAGCATACTAAATTTCTTCTCTCGAGTGTAA